Below is a window of Ciona intestinalis unplaced genomic scaffold, KH HT000184.2, whole genome shotgun sequence DNA.
ACGAGTTGACTTTTTAATGCCCCAATCAAACCGACACAACACCCAACACACGTAGCGTCAGTGAGCCGAAATCTTACAAAGCGCCTTGTTTTGCCAACTGCGCACCGCTAATTCCGTCAACGTTGAAACTTCATCCGGATTCCCCGTGTAACCGTGCACTACATCAACAACGACTTTGCTGTATCAGCTGCCGTCGAGCGCTAAGCCGCCCGAGGACGCTCTACCCGCTCGAGTGAAACCACTTCACACGAGTACCTCAACATCACGGCCGAATAGCTCTCCATCGCcacttgttacgtcacaattgcgtAGGAACGACGAATAAATAACGATCAACGGAGATCGCCGCGCGTAAGTATCCATTGCGACCCCATCGCCCCTGAAAACGTCCTTCGTTCTGGCAGATTAAAAGGCCACGAGATTGCCGAGCGGGTTTGTTCAATTTGTAAAAGGCCTCTTCAAACTGCAGACAGCGAGCCATTGAACGAAGCGCAGCTAAGAACAAGTGGCACTTGAAGCAACGTTTACGATTACAGCTCGGGCTTTAAGCACCCTCACCGTTCGTTGGTTCATTTAAACGACCGAAATACCGTAAATTATTACGACCATTCACGCGACTTTCCGTTCCAAATGAGCCAATTAAATGAGGCAGCGATCAAAGTCGCCACTTACGgcttgaaattaaaaatagctTCAACACGGAACCGCCCACGATTGCTTTACAAATAACACGACAGATCTTGAACCACTTCCATAATGAAGTAGACTATTTATCTTTCACACAATGTTATGAACTGGACATTCCTATAGAAACAGTAACATAATTGCTTACTTATCTCTCCCTATTCACCAAATATAATTACAATTGATTTCTCACAGAATTCTTCATCATCACCAGCAATAACTTCAACAGAGAAACATCGTTTATCTGACCAAGGGAGTCATACCCCGAATAATAAACGACACAAACCAGACCAAGAGAAACAAACTAAACTTGTGAGTTCTTAATACATTAAAAGCATGAACACAAAACCTTATTTGGGAACTGAAATCGAATTTCATTATTGGTGTATAGATGTTCAATTCATTACTGAGCTGAATCTACAGTTTTTTTCTACTCTAAACGATACTGCACCAGTGACGTCATTCTCAGATGTCTATCAGTGTAttataaattgaaattatGTTGACAGAGATAAGAGTCTGAAGAGCGAATTTAAGAGTACCTATACTAAATATTCTTCTTTACATGTCATAACTGTTCATTATTCCACTACCCAGGAGAACAGTGACCAGAGCGACACAAACGTAGTAGTTGATGATGACATTTCACCCGATGAATCGAGCAACAACGCTCGTGCTAAATCACCCACACCTAGGTCACGCGACACAGCAACAACTGAGGACAGAAGGTAAGGAATTTGGAACATATCTGACGAAGTCGTGCAAAAGAGCCattgaaatattgtttacatATCCGTTGAATTACTTCAGATGCTATACCTTAgaacaaagtatattttcaTATGTTGTTACTAAGTGTCTTAGGAGGTTTTAAATTCTCTTTTTATAATTACCTTAGATGCTATACTTTACAGCTTAGTATATTGTGTTACCAAATCTCTTTAAGGGTTTAAGTCAGTTTTTATgacttgtttaaaatcaacaatATTTTCAGATCGCCACGAGAGAATGTTGTATCTTCCAGCACACAACTTGCAAGTAGAAGTGGAACAACAAGCCCTTCAACCAACACACCATCAACCAATGGTTCAGTGAATAGTAATTACAACTCAGTGAAGAAAGAAGCTTCTTCCACCACTACTTCTCGTAGCAAGGATAATGCTCTTGTATGTCAGATTAGTTTCAAATTGGACAATATCAGATATAGTATTCTCTTTATTATCTAATATAGTTAGGTCTATATAGTATCAAAACATCACTTATGTGGAATTCATGACTAAATAAAGTACAATTCCACTTTGTGATATGAACTGTTTTAACTTCTGCATCTTTAAACATTACTTACTATATTCTAAATTTGTGGATTGTACCAAGTAGTGCAACTTAATCTACTGTTTCTTCAGAGTGATAAATCCAACAGTCCAAAGTCAAAGACATCAGGAAGTCCCACCCCATCATCTCTGGTGGGCCATGTAAGAAGACGATCCTTGAGTCCGAGATCACAGCCATGTCCTCCTTTACTTCCAGCAAGAAGTGATGATCTTGGTAGGTTTCAATGATTATTTAACAATCAGAAGAAAATATTTGGCGAATTAGAAATCTTAACCCGAAGTTGCAAAAAGTGATAACCTTCATTACAGAAATTCTATATTTCaacttgtaaaaatattagaataataatgattttttttcaatagtTCATCCAAGACCTCCTGGATCATTTGGTCTTCCCTTCCCTCCTTTCGGTCCTTCCCACATGCCAATCCCTGGCTCCCATCCTCCAGTTGATCCAGCTGCTCTTAACATCCATGCCAACCCACAAGCTGCCTTTCAAGCAGCGAGAAGTCACCCACCAGGTTCAGTTTACGACATCCACAACCAAATGATGAGAAACTCAACAGGGGTGCTTCCACCTGCGGTGCCCGGCCACACAAAAGAGTAAGTGCTGAAAACAGTAAAtatcaacatttttaaaagggATTGATACCAACAATATCATGTTTTCACTATATCTTTTTTAGAGATAAAATTGACTGATTATCGAACTTTTACATTGCAGTAGCCACTCATTCCATGTCAGTGGAGAAGGTCAACCTCCGCAGCCAGTCCAGTTCCCAGCTGATGCTCTGATTGGACCGGGTATTCCTCGTGGAGCAAGACCCCTCCTAAGTTTGTTGCACGGCGAAGTTGTTTGTGCTGTGACAGTGAGCAACCCGACACGACACGTCTACACTGGTGGCAAAGGATGCGTCAAGATTTGGGATATGAACACATCTAATGGTGTTACGGGTGGTCCAGTCATCAAACAGACACCAGTGTCGCAACTAGACTGTCTTCAACGTGACAGTTACATAAGATCTTGTAAACTATTACCAGACAGAAGAACGCTGTTGGTTGGTGGAGAAGCAAGCACGTTATCAATATGGGATCTTACTGGTTCACCTCGAATTAAGGTATCATCATTTAGGATTTAAATGTATAGGAAActtatttagtttaattacAGGCAGAGTTGCCATGCCAAGCACCTGCATGTTATGCTCTCGCTATCAGTCCAGATTCGAAATTATGCTTCAGTTGTTGCAGTGATGGTAACATTGCTGTATGGGATCTTCACAATCATACGATAGTGaggtaaatataagttatatgcAGATAATAAATCTCTGATTAACCAAAAGTTACATGTcattcaaaaaaacatttgcaaatttggtatttttttcagGCAATTCCAAGGTCACACGGACGGTGCAAGTTGCATTGATATTTCTCCTGATGGTACAAAGTTATGGACCGGTGGTTTGGACAATACAGTTCGATCATGGAACCTAACTGCCGGGAAACAACTTGATCAATACGATTTTACTTCACAAATATTTTCCCTTGGATATTGTCCCACAGAAGACTGGCTTGCAGTTGGGTAagtgtgaaacaaaattagGTATAATATCTTATAATCGTTAAGTTATAAAGTAAtacttatatttttgtttggatATTGTCTGTCGGGCGAATGGCTCACTGTCGGGTACGTCTCTTGACATTAATATATAAGCTACTCTGTTATTCAGCCAAAGCTAATCGACTTGTTATTATTTAGAATGGAGAACAGCACAGTTGAAGTGTTGCACGACACTAAACCAGAGAAATATCAGCTCCATCTCCACGAAAGCTGCGTTCTTTCCCTCAAGTTCGCTCACTCAGGCAAATGGTTTATCAGCACAGGAAAGGACAATATGCTCAACTCATGGCGCACACCATACGGTGCTAGTGTTTTCCAGGTACATTTAGTTATTCTTACAGCTTTGTAAAGGTCCTTTCCTTGTTTAGAATGCACTGTGGTACACCGTTCAGGAAATGTAgtgttttttaagtatatatattctttttgaAATTCAGTACTGTCacattttaacattgtttgtttttatcatcAGACCAAGGAATCTTCATCAGTTTTAAGTTGTGATATCTCCTCTGATGATAAATACATCGTAACAGGATCAGGAGATAAGAAAGCCACGTTATACGAAGTTTTTTGATGACTTAACTATTGCTCATAACTAAAAAGTTGTAAGAGCAAACCAAATACCATAAAGTTTCATGCCAATGTTGATTTAATTGTTCTCGCTCAATGCGCAATAATCTGTACATAGCACActtgatttatattttatccttTGCCCGTTTTAATTTGCTACCAGAcgcgtttttaatttttactctTCACATAATTTTGTTGAACAGCAGCTTTTACTTGTTGTTTCCACTGAGAGCTGTTTACTCTGTGCTACTCCAATTATATTTGCACTCCCAAACCACCAATTCCTGCTTGAAACTTGCATTTGTACTAAACATAGGTACATGAATTTTCACATAGTGTTCTGGTCAATAACCAGGTTAACTTGGTACTCAAACTTATGAAGATAAAACATGGCAGCAGCTCCTTCAGTATCATATACTAAAATACGAATCTGTTGTTACCGTAGTTGTATGTCTGGGTACTGTTATGTAGTCTAGCTGTTGTTCCTTGTCGCTCATACGCAATATTAAATatcattaaaaacaacaacaaagcagCCCTGGGTATACAGTTTACTATCTCTATTGGTAAAAACTACGCAAAAccttatatacaatattattgatgttaaaatgtaatgtatacAAGCTGATTGAAACATTACCAAGTGCAAGTTAGTGCAGTTGAACTTCTAATTGAATGTTAGTCAAAGTATAAAATACCACAATTGCATATAAAGTGATATTAATTGAAGGATATACTGAAATCTAAATGTTggtaaaagtataaaatatcacaattgcataaaaattaaaggaaaTACTAAAATCATCTGGTAGGCTTATACTGCGCCATCTTTCTTTGGATCCTGGATTTTTGATTTCACCTTTGTTAAGTCAATTctataaaatacaatcattTTTACTTACTAGCCCAGTAGACATGTTTCTAAATTGCAAATACTAAACAACAGAAGTGTTccagataaaaaaacaacactcCATaccaattaattaataaaaaaaatattattgttataatataaacatcaGAAATACTTAGTGCAATGTGCTAATATTAAAAGAACTTATAAATTATGATTAATGTTATATGAAAACATACTTGGCCAGTTCTCCAAACTTATCTTGGAAGTTTGCATCCGTGACCAGTTTATAGTAGAGATCACGCAATATATCAGGGTATGCCGAAGTCAACATTCGTAATCTATCTTCGATTTTCTTAGGAAGCTTAtccttttcttcttttttcaaaTGTGCGAAACAATCATTCCAATGTTCCAGCTATAAATTTACAACCCCggtaattgtaaaaatatatagtgatTCATAAAATGAGTTTAACTTACAGTGTTCCTTACAAACCTAACATAGGTTTGAACATTCTTGTAATCCATTTCTCGAAGCTCCCCGGTTTGTTTGTTCGGCTTTCCTTGATACTTCGGGATGTGCGCTAACTTAAGATTATCTCTTTTCATGTTTTCCCTCAACTCATTCAATGATGCCAAAAAACGGCCACCGTCTGATTTCACATTACTTTTATCATACACCATGATAATAGCATTGGCAGCCTGAATTAAAtgggaaaaaataataaaattaaaataattctgtaTTGCGGGTAACAAAATGATATTACCCTGTAAAAGGAGTCTTTTTTTTCAGCATTCCAAAAGTAAGGATGAATTTCAACCTCTTCAATTGTTGGTCTGTCCTCAGGAAGCTTTTGTATCATTCTTAAAACCAAATCTCTTGCCAGAACTTCATCCTCTTTGTTGTCTTTACACATCATATCCCAGTTAAAGTACATATTAGTATGTTAGTaagtattattatattaacctTACCTAAAACCAATCCTTTCAGAGAGGGCTGCTCCATATATTCTTCTATATGAAATGCAATTGCATTTTCTTTGGCTCCAAATGGATGTTTTCCCTTTgttaatacataataaaacaacaaccccAGTGAGAACATGTCGGTTGCCTTTGTCTAATATAATATTGTGGTATGAACAGaagttatttaatttaaatatacaacaactACTGGTTTAAAAGAAGTTTGATTATGGTGCTCTGGTGACATATAACTCCTTGTGCCCACAACATCACAAGTTGATGCGCAAGATCTGTCAGGATCTATTTTTTTGCTCAAGCCAAAGTCAATGATCTTTAAAACATAACGGAACTTTCCAGCTTTTATACTATCTTCTTTAAACATAAAGTTGCTTGGTTTAATGTCCATATGCACTgcaatacaaattaaaaaattctgtGAATACAGAACCATATTATCAAAACTGTTAAGGTAGTCACACTTACAAATGTTATGCCCATGCAAATGTTTGATTCCTTTAACTGCTGCACGCAATATTTCCTTTGGATCTGGACATTGTTTCACAACCGCTTCATTTACTTCCTTATAATCCTTACGAATAAGCTGTCAGATTGTTAAACAAAGGTAGTAttacataaacatttattgACTTAGATAGCCACATTTAGCACTAAGGTAATACTTTACATTTACACAATGATTTACTGACACAGTGTAAAGTGAGTACCAGTAAACACCTTACCGATTCTAATGTGAAATCACACAACTCCATATACAGAGTAACATAGCCATCTTCCTGAaacagtatttataaataaaaacaaaccttcaTCTAGgataaacataacaaaaaagaCATATTactagaaacaaaataaccaaataGATGAGAAATAATGGTATCGTTACGAATAGATGACAATGACTTATACTTACCAGTACATGTCTCTCATAACCAGCAATGTTTTCATGGTTACTGTGATTTGCCGCATGTTCGATTTCGGTTTTAAAATCGGGAAAAGAACTTATATTCATCCGTTTAGCAGCCATGTATTTATAACCTGATTTGccaattttttctttatatctGTAGGAAAGttagaaacataaaatacacatTCCAGTTCATCTATTTTGCTATTAAGTGACTACTGATTTAACTTACTTACCGGCATTTGTTGATAACTGAACCTCCAGAACCTCTCTTTAAAATACCTAAATCTTCGATATCCAACTTGCTCCCGccctttttttcatttattttttcaagaGTGTGTTGGTATATCTAAAATTGtgtacattttattctattgaAACTATGTCACGTTATTTAATTTGCTGTACTGTATATGAAATAAGTTTCTCTGAAAAACATTCAAGCTGTTGCAACAAGTTTGATTCCTTAAACAACCACTACTTTTTTAAGTATCATTTTTATGAACTCAACAATTATAGGCATTTACTTTAACGAAATTTATTTTGGTGAATAATATGAGTAAAAGGGATTAAGGATTGGGGAGTATGAATAATGGTGTCAAAGGTTTTCTTAACCGTAGTGTTGATTTTCAGAATAAATTTATGGAAACCACAGAAATATACAGCGGCACAGGCACACAGCCTATAGTGTCAAAAGTTAATACCACATCTATTTTTTCTTCAGTTTCAGGTAGTTTAGAACTTGATACTTCTTCACTTGCATCTGATGAAACAGGTTCTAGGAGTGTTAAAACATCAAGTTGTGGTACATTTGAAGGATCAAAAGTTGGCTGTCTATGAACTCCACCggtctaaaaaaaaaactgtgaaTACATATCAAATGATTCCAAAATATCAATTGATGTTAAACAAACTTGCATTTAGCAGAAGTAGCACTTACCGCCTCATTACGTGGACACtctttttgtactttttgtgAAAACTGGGGTGCTGAAACAAGTTTTTGGGGTGTTGAAACAAATTGTGGTGCATGTGAATGATTAGAAGTTAGCTGTCTATGAACTCCACCGGTCTGAAAAAATATGAGAAGACAAAATATTCCGAAATATCAATTGATGTTAAACAGCATCAAACGTGCATTTGGCATAAGTAATACTTACTGCCTCATTACGTAAACCTACCTCTTTTCCCACTTCTTGTGCAAACAGGAGTGTTGAAACAAGTTTTACGCCTGTTAAATCAAGTTCCGAGGATGTTGAAACAAGTTGTGGTGCATTTGAGTGATTAGAAGTTAGTTGTCTATGAACTCCAGCGgtctgaaaaaaatatgagaagacatattaaaatattccgAAATATCAATTGATGTTAAACAGCATCAAATTTGCATTTAGCATAAGTAGCACTTACCTCATCATTACATGCTCTTTCCTCTCTTTGCACTTCTAGAGAAAAACAGCGAGAACTAAAAGAACagatttgttatttataatatttatacaaaaaggGAACCTTTTTAAATCTCTTTTGACAGGTTCCTATTTGAAGATAAGCGAAAAAAGCAATCTCTGGGCCAAACAATTCAGGTGACATAGTTTTCAAGATTTAAAAATCGGTTGaacacaacatttttaaatggtttaaaataagaaaatatgtGCTCAGATGTTTTAATTCTCTTATCCGactttatatttcaaaacaatattttgacaCAAACGCCCAAGAAACATATACTACGTATATCAGTAAAACCCATTAAATGGAATAACCAAGGTACTTACTCTTCCGGTGAGCTGTCTTTATCCATAAAAGCTTTGGTACTCGTCATTTAAGTTAGCAATGTTGCACTTGTACCGTAACTAAGTAATGCGAAATTATCTTACCTTAATACTCTGTTTAAAGCTTAGCCTGTTTCACCAACTAACAAAACGTCTCGGGTAAATTCATGAGTTTGCCAATCTACGTTGCCTTTTTCCTATCCATTTCGTGTTAGTGTACTATGGTGGAGGTGTGGAGAAATTGCGTATATGCAAATGACGGTTCGAGTTGCTGCATGGCAGATGACGAGTGAATTTCGGTCACGCAAAGTACTTGTGTAGTCGATTTTAAAAGCACGAGTACTTTTCCCAgcgttttaaaagttaattttagaCATGGCcgagtttgttttgtttaatcatatagtagggtggggaagatgggacacctttttattctattttcttgtcccatttggtagtaaacaaagaacattcaaagaattattaaaccgtatcttcacgacttccacagactgctgttaattgtttaaaagacgatcaggatatttggatactatgtgctaaaagtgtcccatcttcccccNATAGTACTATACAACGTAAATTTAAAGTCCAAATTCGTTACCAGCTGTTGCTGATACACATTGCTTTGAATCAATCATTATCTCATTCGAAGGGTGTTTCTTTGGAATTTACAGGTTTAATTATAAGAATCGCTAATGACTAATGACCCAATAACAATTTCTTCTATGACAGTGACATGTCTATAActtaaacatataattttGCGCACAGTTATACTTCGTTTATAGTCTATAGTTGCGCAGTGTTTCAGTCTAGTGATCTGAATTTTTGTGGTTGCAAATAGATTACACAACTAGGCATAGAATCCTTCACGATTGTGTTTCACCACTTCTATCATCCTTTGAGGATTGTCGAAATAAGGATTAATATTACAACCCTTTCTTTCAGAACAATCGGTTTGCTACAGCGAGGTGTAACGTAGACAATTGTTCCGTCCACCTATCAATGGCATGGTAGCGTGACGCCAGCGCAGCATTGTGTTGATCAATTCAAGGGCATGATCAAAAACAGACTTTCCACTTTACTTGTATTTACATTAGGTTCCTAgtaaaaacgtttttgttataaattcaaATTGGAAAATAGTTCATGatcaattaaaaatgtatgtaCAGAACAGTTCAGTATGCTTATATCGATGTTTAAAGTTAGAAATGACTAATCTGCCTTTAAATAATGATTAACGAACTCCTACACATTAACACAATAGCAACGTAATGTCTGACTCATACCTTTGATATAAACggaattctattttttacaagACAAAAGTATTGAGTAGGCTATAGTATGTTAGTCACTAcactgttattattatattaagcTTATAACCTAGATTtgatttttctaatttttgtattttacaatttaatgtgaaattttattttctttggtACCAAAATTGATATTTTCATTAGTTAATATTAGGCTACATAGTAAAACAACAACcccaataaaaatatgtcctCTTGGGGATTCTTTACATTAAATACTGGGATGGATAAAAAGGTATCCATA
It encodes the following:
- the LOC100177501 gene encoding probable serine/threonine-protein kinase irlF isoform X1, encoding MTSTKAFMDKDSSPEDSRCFSLEVQREERACNDETAGVHRQLTSNHSNAPQLVSTSSELDLTGVKLVSTLLFAQEVGKETGGVHRQLTSNHSHAPQFVSTPQKLVSAPQFSQKVQKECPRNEATGGVHRQPTFDPSNVPQLDVLTLLEPVSSDASEEVSSSKLPETEEKIDVIYQHTLEKINEKKGGSKLDIEDLGILKRGSGGSVINKCRYKEKIGKSGYKYMAAKRMNISSFPDFKTEIEHAANHSNHENIAGYERHVLEDGYVTLYMELCDFTLESLIRKDYKEVNEAVVKQCPDPKEILRAAVKGIKHLHGHNILHMDIKPSNFMFKEDSIKAGKFRYVLKIIDFGLSKKIDPDRSCASTCDVVGTRSYMSPEHHNQTSFKPTKATDMFSLGLLFYYVLTKGKHPFGAKENAIAFHIEEYMEQPSLKGLVLDNKEDEVLARDLVLRMIQKLPEDRPTIEEVEIHPYFWNAEKKDSFYRAANAIIMVYDKSNVKSDGGRFLASLNELRENMKRDNLKLAHIPKYQGKPNKQTGELREMDYKNVQTYVRFVRNTLEHWNDCFAHLKKEEKDKLPKKIEDRLRMLTSAYPDILRDLYYKLVTDANFQDKFGELAKIDLTKVKSKIQDPKKDGAV
- the LOC100177501 gene encoding probable serine/threonine-protein kinase irlF isoform X3 produces the protein MTSTKAFMDKDSSPEDSRCFSLEVQREERACNDETGGVHRQLTSNHSHAPQFVSTPQKLVSAPQFSQKVQKECPRNEATGGVHRQPTFDPSNVPQLDVLTLLEPVSSDASEEVSSSKLPETEEKIDVIYQHTLEKINEKKGGSKLDIEDLGILKRGSGGSVINKCRYKEKIGKSGYKYMAAKRMNISSFPDFKTEIEHAANHSNHENIAGYERHVLEDGYVTLYMELCDFTLESLIRKDYKEVNEAVVKQCPDPKEILRAAVKGIKHLHGHNILHMDIKPSNFMFKEDSIKAGKFRYVLKIIDFGLSKKIDPDRSCASTCDVVGTRSYMSPEHHNQTSFKPTKATDMFSLGLLFYYVLTKGKHPFGAKENAIAFHIEEYMEQPSLKGLVLDNKEDEVLARDLVLRMIQKLPEDRPTIEEVEIHPYFWNAEKKDSFYRAANAIIMVYDKSNVKSDGGRFLASLNELRENMKRDNLKLAHIPKYQGKPNKQTGELREMDYKNVQTYVRFVRNTLEHWNDCFAHLKKEEKDKLPKKIEDRLRMLTSAYPDILRDLYYKLVTDANFQDKFGELAKIDLTKVKSKIQDPKKDGAV
- the groucho1 gene encoding Groucho; translated protein: MFPNRPPGPGSAQPFKTSISEFCDRIKEDFSYLQAHNHSLKMECEKLATEKTETQRQYVMYYEMSYGLNVEMHKQSEIAKRLGIICAQIIPLLSQEHQQQVASAVERAKQVTMPELNQIIGQQLQVQSLMAHSGGAGHGSSHPTSMSAHAAMAAAFAANGMPPSGLPPHSASGFVPGVLPVTSVANANLLALHPMLLNHHSVHVGMRGSSGHSGPGGVLMGSLGNKDETRRPGEQERERERATSRQNSSSSPAITSTEKHRLSDQGSHTPNNKRHKPDQEKQTKLENSDQSDTNVVVDDDISPDESSNNARAKSPTPRSRDTATTEDRRSPRENVVSSSTQLASRSGTTSPSTNTPSTNGSVNSNYNSVKKEASSTTTSRSKDNALSDKSNSPKSKTSGSPTPSSLVGHVRRRSLSPRSQPCPPLLPARSDDLVHPRPPGSFGLPFPPFGPSHMPIPGSHPPVDPAALNIHANPQAAFQAARSHPPGSVYDIHNQMMRNSTGVLPPAVPGHTKDSHSFHVSGEGQPPQPVQFPADALIGPGIPRGARPLLSLLHGEVVCAVTVSNPTRHVYTGGKGCVKIWDMNTSNGVTGGPVIKQTPVSQLDCLQRDSYIRSCKLLPDRRTLLVGGEASTLSIWDLTGSPRIKAELPCQAPACYALAISPDSKLCFSCCSDGNIAVWDLHNHTIVRQFQGHTDGASCIDISPDGTKLWTGGLDNTVRSWNLTAGKQLDQYDFTSQIFSLGYCPTEDWLAVGMENSTVEVLHDTKPEKYQLHLHESCVLSLKFAHSGKWFISTGKDNMLNSWRTPYGASVFQTKESSSVLSCDISSDDKYIVTGSGDKKATLYEVF
- the LOC100177501 gene encoding serine/threonine-protein kinase/endoribonuclease IRE2-like isoform X2, with protein sequence MTSTKAFMDKDSSPEDSRCFSLEVQREERACNDETAGVHRQLTSNHSNAPQLVSTSSELDLTGVKLVSTLLFAQEVGKETGGVHRQLTSNHSHAPQFVSTPQKLVSAPQFSQKVQKECPRNEATGGVHRQPTFDPSNVPQLDVLTLLEPVSSDASEEVSSSKLPETEEKIDVIYQHTLEKINEKKGGSKLDIEDLGILKRGSGGSVINKCRYKEKIGKSGYKYMAAKRMNISSFPDFKTEIEHAANHSNHENIAGYERHVLLIRKDYKEVNEAVVKQCPDPKEILRAAVKGIKHLHGHNILHMDIKPSNFMFKEDSIKAGKFRYVLKIIDFGLSKKIDPDRSCASTCDVVGTRSYMSPEHHNQTSFKPTKATDMFSLGLLFYYVLTKGKHPFGAKENAIAFHIEEYMEQPSLKGLVLDNKEDEVLARDLVLRMIQKLPEDRPTIEEVEIHPYFWNAEKKDSFYRAANAIIMVYDKSNVKSDGGRFLASLNELRENMKRDNLKLAHIPKYQGKPNKQTGELREMDYKNVQTYVRFVRNTLEHWNDCFAHLKKEEKDKLPKKIEDRLRMLTSAYPDILRDLYYKLVTDANFQDKFGELAKIDLTKVKSKIQDPKKDGAV